Proteins found in one Hyalangium gracile genomic segment:
- a CDS encoding FYDLN acid domain-containing protein: MPAKDLGTKYVCFKCATKFYDMKKPDPLCPKCGADQRESPALKPASEGRRGRLAAAPKVIEPEPEEPEAAEDEEDLDSFDEEPVEADEEEDI, translated from the coding sequence ATGCCGGCGAAGGACCTCGGGACAAAGTACGTCTGCTTCAAGTGCGCAACGAAGTTCTATGACATGAAGAAGCCGGATCCGCTCTGCCCGAAGTGCGGGGCAGACCAGCGCGAGAGCCCGGCCCTCAAGCCGGCGTCCGAGGGGCGCCGTGGCCGCCTGGCTGCCGCTCCGAAGGTCATCGAGCCGGAGCCCGAGGAGCCTGAGGCCGCCGAGGACGAGGAGGATCTCGACTCCTTCGACGAGGAGCCCGTCGAGGCCGACGAGGAGGAGGACATCTAG
- a CDS encoding EutN/CcmL family microcompartment protein produces MYLGRVLGTVVCERKYEGLEGKRLLVVQPLDHNREPTGSPEVAVDTVSAGRGELVYLVGSREAALALEPTFVPVDAAIVGIVDAVDV; encoded by the coding sequence ATGTACCTGGGACGCGTCCTCGGCACGGTGGTGTGCGAGCGGAAGTACGAGGGGCTCGAGGGCAAGCGGTTGCTGGTGGTCCAGCCGCTGGACCACAACCGCGAGCCCACGGGCAGCCCGGAGGTGGCCGTGGACACGGTGTCCGCGGGCCGCGGGGAGCTGGTGTACCTGGTGGGCAGCCGCGAGGCGGCCCTGGCGCTGGAGCCCACGTTCGTGCCGGTGGATGCCGCCATCGTCGGCATCGTGGACGCGGTGGACGTATGA
- a CDS encoding AgmX/PglI C-terminal domain-containing protein, with translation MNFSCDKCQRRYSIADEKVRGKTVKVRCKNCQNVISVQGPPAEMEESTRVVSLADVERIREQERALMAASAAPAATAGGNPWEEEPTRAAPARPAAAPWFVMVKGKQEGPLDEAGLQALVESGAINTRSFFWQQGLADWKRGADIPELSGIFAAPPPAAAPPPAPPLPPEPSTSSMRGQRGGAAARQQPVQQEDDGAWDNVPTTVGRAPVAAGREPWDLDPPAAAQPQQAQQQPAWDFDAAPRQEQQDQPAWDEPAPQHQEEQQDQPAWDEPAPQQHHHHQEEQQDQPAWDEPTEPTPQQQRTAARGGNNKAGVADDLFSDLDLPDKNDQLDQPEPPTSVNPEPDPLAAVGGGKPGRDGKKPVEDTRYFMAKSGVTKRNPVWKVALFILIPIFLVVGGAFAADRLNVVPKVKVVNAQGQTEEKSLFFSGEGRNELRDLLMGKKKTAPPTPPPTPAANDKKPTPGGSAPKPDPSSPEETKAAVPETGKSAAELDALYGDGSKTEVNPEVRKDTEVAAKDAESTGGLPAEDIMKVVAASQGAIQGCVETELRKNPSFKGGKVMLVATVGTSGTVKGAKLDRKELDSSAVGDCIKKSARRMVFPAFKMEDGSAEMDVEIPLVLSSGAR, from the coding sequence TTGAACTTCTCCTGTGACAAGTGTCAGAGGCGGTACTCCATCGCGGACGAGAAAGTCCGCGGGAAGACCGTCAAGGTCCGTTGTAAGAACTGCCAGAACGTCATCTCGGTCCAGGGGCCGCCCGCCGAGATGGAGGAGAGCACCCGCGTGGTGTCTCTCGCGGACGTAGAGCGGATCCGAGAGCAGGAGCGCGCGCTGATGGCCGCCTCGGCTGCTCCGGCCGCTACGGCTGGCGGCAACCCCTGGGAGGAGGAGCCCACCCGGGCTGCTCCGGCCCGTCCCGCGGCCGCGCCCTGGTTCGTGATGGTGAAGGGCAAGCAGGAGGGCCCGCTGGACGAGGCCGGCCTGCAGGCGCTCGTGGAGAGCGGCGCGATCAACACGCGCAGCTTCTTCTGGCAGCAGGGCCTGGCGGACTGGAAGCGCGGCGCGGACATCCCGGAGCTCTCCGGCATCTTCGCGGCGCCGCCTCCTGCCGCCGCGCCGCCGCCCGCGCCGCCGCTGCCGCCCGAGCCCTCCACCTCCAGCATGCGAGGGCAGCGGGGTGGAGCCGCCGCCCGGCAGCAGCCGGTGCAGCAGGAGGACGATGGCGCCTGGGACAACGTGCCCACCACGGTGGGGCGTGCCCCGGTCGCGGCCGGCAGGGAGCCGTGGGATCTGGATCCGCCCGCGGCCGCGCAGCCGCAGCAGGCCCAGCAGCAGCCGGCGTGGGACTTCGACGCCGCGCCGCGGCAGGAGCAGCAGGATCAGCCCGCCTGGGACGAGCCCGCGCCTCAGCATCAGGAGGAGCAGCAGGATCAGCCCGCCTGGGACGAGCCCGCGCCTCAGCAGCACCATCATCATCAAGAGGAGCAGCAGGATCAGCCCGCCTGGGACGAGCCCACCGAGCCCACGCCGCAGCAGCAGCGCACCGCCGCGCGCGGGGGCAACAACAAGGCGGGCGTGGCGGATGATCTGTTCTCCGACCTGGACCTGCCGGACAAGAACGACCAGCTGGATCAGCCCGAGCCGCCGACGTCGGTGAACCCCGAGCCGGATCCGCTGGCCGCGGTGGGCGGGGGCAAGCCGGGTCGCGATGGGAAGAAGCCCGTCGAGGACACGCGCTACTTCATGGCGAAGTCCGGCGTCACCAAGCGCAACCCGGTGTGGAAGGTGGCGCTCTTCATCCTCATCCCCATCTTCCTGGTGGTGGGCGGGGCGTTCGCCGCGGACCGGCTGAACGTGGTGCCCAAGGTGAAGGTGGTGAACGCGCAGGGGCAGACCGAGGAGAAGTCCCTGTTCTTCTCGGGCGAGGGCCGCAACGAGCTGCGCGACCTGCTGATGGGCAAGAAGAAGACGGCGCCTCCCACGCCGCCGCCGACGCCGGCCGCCAACGACAAGAAGCCGACGCCGGGCGGCTCCGCGCCGAAGCCGGATCCGAGCTCTCCCGAGGAGACGAAGGCCGCGGTGCCGGAGACGGGCAAGTCCGCCGCGGAGCTCGACGCGCTCTACGGGGATGGCTCCAAGACGGAGGTCAACCCCGAGGTGCGCAAGGACACCGAGGTGGCGGCCAAGGATGCCGAGAGCACGGGCGGGCTGCCGGCCGAGGACATCATGAAGGTGGTGGCGGCGTCCCAGGGCGCCATCCAGGGCTGCGTGGAGACGGAGCTGCGCAAGAACCCCTCCTTCAAGGGTGGCAAGGTGATGCTGGTGGCCACCGTGGGCACCTCGGGCACGGTGAAGGGGGCGAAGCTGGACCGCAAGGAGCTGGACTCCTCCGCCGTGGGCGACTGCATCAAGAAGAGCGCCAGGCGGATGGTCTTCCCCGCCTTCAAGATGGAGGACGGCTCGGCGGAGATGGACGTGGAGATCCCGCTGGTCCTCTCCTCCGGAGCGAGGTAA
- a CDS encoding class II aldolase/adducin family protein: protein MSEGFVPLPKLRADVVDTSRRMHEYGWVANHDGNVSVRLKGGRFLITCTAVSKRDVDDASLLVVDAQGKVLEGRRKPFSELELHLAVYRARPEVMVVLHAHPPVATAFGLVGQELSPIALPEMVVSLGDRVPTLPRAMPREPEGVKRVEAAAAEYDAFLLAGNGALTMGEDMTQALLRMELVEHYAKILMAARSLGPVQPLAPGDVQKLLEARKKAGLGPRR from the coding sequence GTGAGCGAGGGCTTCGTGCCGCTGCCGAAGCTGCGGGCGGACGTGGTGGACACGTCCCGCCGCATGCACGAGTACGGCTGGGTGGCCAACCACGACGGCAACGTCTCGGTGCGGCTCAAGGGTGGGCGCTTCCTCATCACCTGCACGGCGGTGTCCAAGCGGGACGTGGACGACGCCTCGCTGCTGGTGGTGGACGCCCAGGGCAAGGTGCTGGAGGGGCGGCGCAAGCCCTTCAGCGAGCTGGAGCTGCACCTGGCCGTCTACCGGGCTCGGCCGGAGGTGATGGTGGTGCTGCACGCGCACCCGCCGGTGGCCACCGCCTTCGGCCTGGTGGGGCAGGAGCTGTCGCCCATCGCGCTGCCGGAGATGGTGGTTTCGCTGGGGGACCGGGTGCCCACGCTGCCGCGCGCGATGCCCCGGGAGCCCGAGGGCGTCAAGCGCGTGGAGGCCGCCGCCGCCGAGTACGACGCCTTCCTGCTGGCCGGCAACGGTGCCCTCACGATGGGCGAGGACATGACGCAGGCCCTGCTGCGCATGGAGCTCGTCGAGCACTACGCGAAGATCCTCATGGCCGCCCGCTCGCTGGGGCCGGTGCAGCCGCTGGCGCCGGGAGACGTGCAGAAGCTGCTCGAGGCGCGCAAGAAGGCGGGCCTTGGACCGCGCCGCTAG
- a CDS encoding EutN/CcmL family microcompartment protein, translated as MNLCKVLGSVTSTLKHPAFEGRKLMVVQPLDEKQQPTGKSFIAVDHTSSAGPGDVVLVMREGGGVRQILGDKTLPIRSLIVGVVDGVDT; from the coding sequence ATGAACCTGTGCAAGGTGCTCGGCAGCGTCACCTCCACCCTCAAGCACCCGGCCTTCGAGGGCCGGAAGCTGATGGTGGTGCAGCCGCTGGATGAGAAGCAGCAGCCCACGGGCAAGAGCTTCATCGCGGTGGACCACACCTCCTCGGCCGGGCCGGGGGACGTGGTGCTGGTGATGCGCGAGGGCGGCGGGGTGCGGCAGATCCTCGGCGACAAGACGCTGCCCATCCGCTCGCTCATCGTCGGAGTGGTGGACGGGGTGGACACGTGA